The genomic interval cttccCTGTAAAATCAAGCCAAACAAAAAAGGATGCGAACTACAGAAGCCAACTATCATGGTTCATGACCATTGTAATATCAGGTTCCAACATGCCTTCAGTTACATATAGTGCAAAATAATCTGGCACTATAGTCTTATAGAGATAAAGGGTAGAACTGAGAAGAGTTTCACTCCATGTAATTTTGGGCTAGAATAGTAAAGCATACCAAGGAACATGCTAATGTGTTGTCAAGAGCTAAAAACAGAGAAGGAATAACAAGATAGAAAGGGTTGAGATAGGTAGCTACCAACCGTTTTTGAAAGTTCACTACCCATCTCCATAGTACGCAGACAGAGAGGAATTATTTCAGTTTGCAGCAGAAACCCAATGACTTCAGAATCATCAACCTGCATATATTGCAAAACAGAAcagtatttaatattaattattgtagGATTAgtgataataaatatttttcttatggattaataatttattattttcattccATCCACCATATacattcaaccaaacaaagaaTTGGCTCATCCTATCCACCCAATTGTATTATCATATCTAACAAAGCATGGATCGCCATATCTCATCCAACCTTACCCTTGAACCAAACGAACCCTTAGTGAATCAACAATTGGTTCAATCTTAAAAACCTATGCTTCATTGCTTCCACACAAGTAACACCCATATCATAATTTTCATAAAGTTCTGGCTTGCAATTACCTTCACAAGTGCACCAATCACACCCAAGCTGGTAAGCCTCAAGTATTCAAAAGGCCTTGTCTTGCTAGTAGTATTCAAGAAAGGGTACAGATACAGTGGAATGTGAGCTGCAAAGAAGGAAAatcaagagaggaaaaaggctACTCACAATAACCAATCTGAGGTGTATAGCCACGTAGAAACAAACAATGATATGAAATTTTTCAGTATTAGGACTGCCATAGCCCATAAGTAGGCTTTTCTATATTGCTCACAGCTGAAACTAACTAGATGCTGTCAGCATTATTAATACTGTGAGTAAGAatgtatgataaaaatattgggCAAGAGCGGAAAGATTCTTGAACAATGAGTATCatcatagaaaatatttaataattgcAATTAAAATGGCAGTACTCATTACCAGTCAAGAAAGGAATCCTCGTGTCACTGTGTGATGCAACACACTGCAATAAAAACACACTGAAGTTCAGAAAGCAACATGTCGTATTATATCAATTAGGGATGCTAAACTGATAGCACTTTACACCATCTCCCTTTTATGTATTGCAACATGCTACAGAAATGGCATTTTCTCATCCCATCATGAGGCACCAGTCTAAGTAGAGGTTTCTCACTGTCATAAGAGGAGGTTTCTTTCTCATGTAAACATGTACCTGAAGAAGTGCAAGTGCATTGCAGACACGGTTTGATGCCCCTGGCGATAATGTTGGGGGTGAAAGTGATGGATAGATTGATACAATCTCCTGCATGTTCCAAGCCACAAATAGACTGAATGAGAAAACCATGGAAGACTTGATGAATTTCATTTCGCAAGAGCCAAAATTCATACCTGGAGTAGTGCAGCAATTGTTCCATAGGAATGCCATAGGAGTGGAGCAAGATCCTGAAAAATCTCTCGCTTCTGGAAGGAGGGAAAATCCATGAAAATAGTTAGACAAGGAAATCCCTATTTCCAAAATGGCCAGGCGTGACTGCATGACGATAAACCAACAATGATTTACGAATTTCTGCTGAACTGCAAAGCGGAAAAAACTAATAAACTACCAGATAGGAGAATCTTCAAGAAGTACAGTAGTAGTACCATGACAGTCTTCATAATAAGGATTAcgtctaaattcataaatgAAACCAGATTGAGTTACTGCTTTCATTATCTCGTCTAGGGTGAAACAGGTTGAAAATTCCATTCACCATCCTATGTCCCAAGAAAATCTTCATACTCATAGGCTGCAAGGATTCATTTCAGGAAAGCTTTGCCTGCAGTCCTAGACAAGGATAAGTTTGTCGGATATGTAAATATTCTCAATCTTAAGAAAATTTGGTTGGCCTACCCTAGGCCGACCCGGCAAAAATAAGTTTGTCAGGGTCTGACTCGGATTTGGGTTTTCGCACATGTGAGGTACTGGTCAGAATCAGACATAGTTGTAGGAATCTGACTCGGATTCAGGGTGTCCGATTTGGCAAGTTTTGGGCCTGGGTTTCCAGGTAGCACTGATCAATGCACCACGTGGAGTTGTGGACTTCACCATTTTACTTGGGCCACGGCCCTTTTACATCTGCATGGTATCATGTCGGAAACAGTGGGCTCTTGGACCAATCCGTACAACCCACTCCCTGCAGGCCAACTTTTTTGGTGATATGGAAGGTAAACCCATGAGCTAAAAAAGACTAGGGAGCAAGGATATCTGATAAAACCATTAAACTGGAGGCTGGCCCAGGATCTGAATGCAAGGCTGTTGGAACACCAAGGTCTCATGCCACCAAGAACAAGATTTGGCACGAAGATGACATggtggcaaaaaaaatgaacaagtCAAATTTTTAACTGCTCAGCAGCTCTGAAAACATTGGTATTCAGCTTTTCGTTGTTATAAttgtcaaattaattaaaaaaatgctgtGTTCTAGATTTGTTGCCTATGACttcaaacaaaagcaaaacaagcaacTTCATATTTCACATATTAGTAGTAACATGTCCGTGCATTGCAACGGGCCATATGGGAATAGGCTGGATGGCCAAAAGACTGAGGACGGGATccaacagattttttttttaatgaactGCTCGGTTTTTCTCGATTTCTCAAGGGTGGGGGTGGTTACGCATGCAACGGGGCGACGAATGCACTTTTATAGTCCAACTCTGCCTACTATTAATGTTTCGACTTTCCTTAAGCAAAAAAGAAGCAGTTTATGTTAGTGGTTCGTATAATCGGCTCTCTTTATGCTCATGCTATAGTGACATGGAAAATATCTAGTGACTACGTAACTAATCAATATTAAATGACAAAATTATAGGGCATGGTGGTTCCGATTTATAAATGCAGCTTTTGTTGgtcttatattatttagaACTCCCAATAAATTCCAGGCTGTGCCTTCGGCGGTTGAATCCTAACAGAATATAGAATACGACAAACAGCATTGTCCATTTTAATCAGAACAatcaaaactaaaacaaattaagtaaTCCAGCAAAAACACAAAATCGCAAGCTGAGAATGCCCTCTGGAGCtaattttcacttttgcaACCAGGAGCTATTATCAGAACAAATACATCATAGCATAGACATTGAACCAAAATGCTAATCCTCGATTACAAAGAAGGGTTATATGATTAATGATTTACCTAACTAAAATTAACCAAAGGACTGCAGAAAATCCCTAGATTCTCTTCATTACCAGATATGGGCAGGCAGAATTAAACTAGTTGCTCACCTCTGCAAACAACGAAATCCCAGAGAAGCATCCTCCGACCTCCGTAGAAGGAGGAAagtacagtttttttttctacaccAAACACCGATCAAACAGTACATGGAGCAAGCTATTTACTCCTAGATTAATGGCTATGTGAGCCGATCTACGTTCAGAACAGACTAGTAGCATCGTAGCATCAAGCGCCAATCTACTTTTGCCTAGACAGAGCATTACATCACAAAGGCTGCAACTTTCGGATCCCGCCACATGGCACGTACAGATTCCCCAAATCTCACCATAAAACCTCTCGCGCCAGAGCGATCGatcgggagagagagagagagagagaggaaaagatCAGAATTttccgcggcggaggcggcgatgcgAGAGAGACGAATAGCATTTCCCGACGAGGCGGGTGGCGGGAGGGGGAACCTTGGAGAGGTCGAGGAGGGCGTTCTCCCGCAGCTCGGGGTCGCAGAGGTCGAGCACGAGCTGCTCCGCGGACGCCATCTTCCGgtccttggcggcggcggcggccccgggggccgacgacgacgacgacgacgcgccgggcgacggcgggggcggcgagggcgcggcgaaggaggcggcgccgatgGAGAGGGACGGCGGCAGATTCGCCATCtcgcggagacggcggcggtggagtggagagagagaggagtacCCTAAAAATGAGAAATTAGCACAGGAAAATTTGTTTGAAGGAGCCAGACGTTTTTGCTAATTACACCCTACTTGTTGCTTTAGTGCTTGaagagtgtattttttttagaaaattctaaaaatcgtaaagaaaaatattgctaCGAGGTGTTTGGCTCAAAGACATGCTTGTTAGGCACCTTTTCGCTGTGGCCTACTGGCTTATACGGAGTATAGCCTTAAGAATAATTTGCTTTTGTATTTTGTAATCTTAGTGGCACAAAGTTtaattatattgaaaaaataggAAAGATCCCTGAATTATTCTAAAAACAAGttgtaaaaatagattttattgTAGCTTAGAGCacacataattattaatacaCAGTACATAGTTGTACATATATTTCATGGGTTTTTTAGGCATGGATAGATTCAGCATGAATGTTGTGGAGCTCAAACTCCCTAACCGCTAGATCCCTCTGAAAAATAAGAGGGATGTGAggaaaaaataaggaaaagaAGAGTAAGGGGCTCACGAAGTAAGAAGATAATCAATCCCCTCTTTCTTCATTGGGTTGCATACACCCATGTTGTTTAGGTATGCACATTATATAATCTACCTGAGAATATGGGGCATACAAGGTTGCTTCGCTGCAAATGAGAAGTCATTGTCGGTAACTAGTGGCATATCTACCATGGAGGCTAGGGGGTTACTGGCTCCGCTACCAGATGACATAGGTCCATAGGAAAAAGAGTTGAAGTTGTTTTTAAGATCGAAGAAGTGCATATTGAGCACGTACtattatcttattttctaGATCCATCCTTATCGATAACGCATGAATGTCCTCTACGGTGGGTGAAAAAAATAGCATATCACTACTTACTCTCTTCGATCTATTTTTTCCATATCCATACAAATCCAACATGGTAGGATTTTAGGCAAATCTAATTCATCGTATATACCCTCATAGACcaactaaggccgcgttcggcgacTCATACTACTAACACGTATTCCCTTTTTTCGCATGCACGCTTTTTAAAtggctaaacaatatatttttaaaaaaagttatatatgaaagttgttttaaaaattcagattaatctattttgttatatctttataattaataattaattaatcatatactaatatgttGTCATGTTTTCCCCCCCAAACCAACTACCCAACATGGCCTAAGTC from Oryza brachyantha chromosome 3, ObraRS2, whole genome shotgun sequence carries:
- the LOC102699850 gene encoding CCR4-NOT transcription complex subunit 9-like, which codes for MANLPPSLSIGAASFAAPSPPPPSPGASSSSSSAPGAAAAAKDRKMASAEQLVLDLCDPELRENALLDLSKKREIFQDLAPLLWHSYGTIAALLQEIVSIYPSLSPPTLSPGASNRVCNALALLQCVASHSDTRIPFLTAHIPLYLYPFLNTTSKTRPFEYLRLTSLGVIGALVKVDDSEVIGFLLQTEIIPLCLRTMEMGSELSKTVATFIVQKILLDDVGLRYICATAERFFAVASVLSQMVQALAEQPSPRLLKHIIRCYLRLSENSRACTALNSCLPTALKDGTLNNFLQDDHVTRRWLQQLLHNMTMAGMGGAPHGGLDHIMGM